The Deinococcus depolymerans genome includes a region encoding these proteins:
- a CDS encoding sulfurtransferase — MTSHPPHPLKTAEWLLEHAQDPRVRVLDCRYALSDPLVGRVAFLAGHVPGAVYADLETDLSGPVQPGGAGGRHPLPDPDVLAGWLGGVGVGNDSVVVCYDDPSTGQGFYAARAWWLLRWLGHAQVFVLDGGWPAWQAAGGAADTAEATHAPTTFTPRVQPGMVAGAQDVQARTPGTVLIDSRAPARYRGEVEPIDRKAGHIPGAVNRDWSGVLDGAGHWRSPEVLGVHLNAGNSPTITYCGSGVSATPNLLARELAGVPLGPDNRLYAGSWSDWISDPTRPVAVGAED, encoded by the coding sequence ATGACCTCCCACCCACCGCACCCGCTGAAGACCGCCGAGTGGCTGCTGGAGCACGCGCAGGACCCGCGCGTGCGCGTCCTGGACTGCCGGTACGCCCTGAGCGACCCGCTGGTGGGCCGCGTCGCGTTCCTGGCGGGGCACGTGCCGGGCGCCGTCTACGCCGACCTGGAAACGGACCTGAGCGGTCCCGTGCAGCCCGGCGGCGCGGGCGGCCGTCACCCGCTGCCGGACCCGGACGTGCTGGCCGGGTGGCTGGGCGGCGTGGGCGTCGGGAACGACAGCGTGGTCGTGTGCTACGACGACCCCAGTACCGGGCAGGGGTTCTACGCGGCGCGGGCGTGGTGGCTGCTGCGCTGGCTGGGGCACGCGCAGGTGTTCGTGCTGGACGGCGGCTGGCCCGCATGGCAGGCGGCAGGCGGCGCGGCGGATACCGCCGAGGCGACCCACGCGCCCACGACCTTCACGCCGCGCGTGCAGCCCGGCATGGTCGCTGGCGCGCAGGACGTGCAGGCCCGCACGCCGGGCACGGTCCTGATCGACTCGCGCGCCCCGGCCCGCTACAGGGGCGAGGTGGAACCCATCGACCGGAAGGCCGGGCACATCCCGGGCGCCGTGAACCGCGACTGGAGCGGCGTGCTGGACGGCGCGGGCCACTGGCGCAGCCCAGAGGTGCTGGGCGTCCACCTGAACGCCGGGAACTCCCCCACCATCACGTACTGCGGCAGCGGCGTGAGTGCCACACCGAACCTGCTGGCCCGCGAACTGGCCGGCGTGCCACTCGGCCCGGACAACCGCCTGTACGCCGGATCCTGGAGCGACTGGATCAGCGACCCGACGCGGCCAGTGGCCGTGGGCGCGGAGGACTGA